GTTGTTCGAGTGTCGATTGATCGACACGACGGCTTCGCCTCCGGATCGGGAGGCGTCGCTTCCGTTGCTCACGGTGCTGACGAGAGCGAACGCGGTCACAGAGGCGGCGAGGAGGAGTCGCATGGACGACGATAGTTCGCTGCCGCGAATCCGTACTGCCGCTGCTCCTGGCGGCTCGAACGACCGTTCTAGAAACTCATCGCCGCCTTGAGCTTTTCGTAGCGGGTGTCGATGGCCTCGCGGCTCGTGGCCTGGAGGGCGTCGAGGCTGAAGTCGGCGATGGTGTAGCTGGCGACGACGGTGCCGAAGGCCAAGGCCCGCTTGATCGTCGCGGGTGAAAGCGATCGCTGCGTGGCGAGGTAGCCCATCATGCCGCTGGCGAAGGTGTCGCCGGCACCCGTGGGGTCGACCACCTTGTCAGTCGGATAGGCCGGCAGGACGAAGGTGCGGACGTCGGTGGGCGTCTTGGAGTCGGCGTGCTTCCAGGCCATCAGGCAGCCGTGCTCGCCCTTCTTGATGACCGTGAACTTCGGCCCCATCTTCAGCACCTCGCCCGCGGCGGCGACCATGTTCTTTTCACCGGTCAGCAGGCGCGCCTCACCGTCGTTGAGGACCAGGCCATCGATTTGCTCGAGAAGCTTGCGGAGGTCGGCGTTGAACTCGGTGATCCAGAGGTTCATCGTGTCCGCGACGCTCAGGCGGACGTTCTTGAGTTTCGACTGCATGTCGGCTTGCAGGGCCGGGTGCGTGTTGGCCAGGAAGACGAATTCGCTGTCGAGGTAACTGTCGGGAATCTTGGGCGCATCCTCGGCCAGGATGTTGAGGTCGGTCTGGATCGACTCGGCGTTGTTGAGGTCATCGACGTAGCTGCCGTGCCAGCGGAAGCTCTTGCTGCCCTGGCGAACCTCGAGGCCTTCCAGATCGACAGGTCGGCCCGCGTAGACGTCCTTCATGTCGGTCGGCCAGTCCTCACCGACGGCACCGACGAGGCGGACGGGCGTGAAGAAGCTGGCGCCGTACGCGAAGTACGTCGCGCTGCCGCCGATGACGTTGTCGCGTCGGCCCGCGGGGGTTTCG
Above is a genomic segment from Planctomycetota bacterium containing:
- a CDS encoding PfkB family carbohydrate kinase, producing MSLLVTGSLGIDTIETPAGRRDNVIGGSATYFAYGASFFTPVRLVGAVGEDWPTDMKDVYAGRPVDLEGLEVRQGSKSFRWHGSYVDDLNNAESIQTDLNILAEDAPKIPDSYLDSEFVFLANTHPALQADMQSKLKNVRLSVADTMNLWITEFNADLRKLLEQIDGLVLNDGEARLLTGEKNMVAAAGEVLKMGPKFTVIKKGEHGCLMAWKHADSKTPTDVRTFVLPAYPTDKVVDPTGAGDTFASGMMGYLATQRSLSPATIKRALAFGTVVASYTIADFSLDALQATSREAIDTRYEKLKAAMSF